The segment CCCCGTCGGCTGCACGCCGATCTGCGCCGTCGACCAGGCCGAAATCCATGGTTGGATCGTCCAGGTCTGCGGCAGGTTCAGCATGCCGCCTTGCCGGATCTCTTCGAGCGGCTTGAAGGAATTGACCAGCATCACATAGAGCGGCAACAGGTAATAGACGGCAAATAGGATCAGTGCCGCATAGATCAGCCCGCGGGTCAGCTTGCCGTGCGAGATGGCGTTTTGCGGATTGGGTCTGCTCATGTGCGTTTCCCTCCGCCGATTTCCGAATAGAGATAGGGAATGATGATGGCGAAGATCATCGCCAGCATGATGATCGCCGACGAGGCGCCGATGCCCATCAGGTTGCGGGTGAAGGTGTAGGAATACATGAAGGTGGCCGGCAATTCGGTCGCCTGCCCCGGCCCGCCGCCGGTCAGCGCGATGATCAGGTCATAGGCCTTGATCGCGAGATGGGCGAGCACGACGAAAGCCGAAAGGAATACCGGCCGCATCAGCGGAATGATGATGCGGCGGTAGGTGGTGATCGCCGACGCGCCGTCGATCTGCGCCGCCTTGATGATCTCGTTGTCGACACCGCGAAGTCCGGCAAGGAACATCGCCATGACGAAGCCCGAGGACTGCCAAACGGCGGCGATGACGACGCAATAGATCGCCATCTTCGAATCCTTGATCCAGGTGAAGGAAAAACTCTCCCAGCCCCAGAGATGCATGGTGTTCTCAAGCCCGATGCCGGGATCGAGGAACCATTTCCATGCCGTCCCGGTGACAATGAATGACAGCGCCATCGGATAGAGATAGATCGGCCTC is part of the Rhizobium sp. CB3090 genome and harbors:
- a CDS encoding sugar ABC transporter permease, whose product is MNSRSRMQELLPKLVLAPSFVVILIFVYGFIAYTGYLSLTDSKMLPSYNLIGFANYSKLWALPHWWRAITNLGIFASFYIVICSVLGLALAILLDQKIRAEGLLRPIYLYPMALSFIVTGTAWKWFLDPGIGLENTMHLWGWESFSFTWIKDSKMAIYCVVIAAVWQSSGFVMAMFLAGLRGVDNEIIKAAQIDGASAITTYRRIIIPLMRPVFLSAFVVLAHLAIKAYDLIIALTGGGPGQATELPATFMYSYTFTRNLMGIGASSAIIMLAMIFAIIIPYLYSEIGGGKRT